A window of Acinonyx jubatus isolate Ajub_Pintada_27869175 chromosome E4, VMU_Ajub_asm_v1.0, whole genome shotgun sequence contains these coding sequences:
- the B3GALT2 gene encoding beta-1,3-galactosyltransferase 2, translated as MLQWRRRHCCFAKMSWNAKRSLFRTHLIGVLSLVFIFAMFLFFNHHDWLPGRAGFKENPVTYTFRGFRSTKSETNHSSLRNIWKETVPQTLRPQTATNSNNTDLSPQGVTGLENTLSANGSIYNEKGIGHPNSYHFKYIINEPEKCQEKSPFLILLIAAEPGQIEARRAIRQTWGNESLAPGIQITRIFLLGVSIKLNGYLQRAILEESRQYHDIVQQEYLDTYYNLTIKTLMGMNWVATYCPHIPYVMKTDSDMFVNTEYLIHKLLKPDLPPRHNYFTGYLMRGYAPNRNKESKWYMPPDLYPSERYPVFCSGTGYVFSGDLAEKIFKVSLSIRRLHLEDVYVGICLAKLRIDPVPPPNEFVFNHWRVSYSSCKYSHLITSHQFQPSELIKYWNHLQQNKHNACANAAKEKAGRYRHRKLH; from the coding sequence ATGCTTCAGTGGAGGAGAAGACACTGCTGCTTTGCAAAGATGAGCTGGAATGCCAAGAGGTCTCTGTTCCGTACCCATCTTATTGGTGTACTTtctctagtgtttatttttgctatgtttttgtttttcaatcatCATGACTGGCTGCCAGGCAGAGCTGGATTTAAAGAAAACCCTGTAACATACACTTTCCGAGGATTTCGTTCTACAAAAAGTGAGACAAACCACAGCTCCCTCCGGAACATTTGGAAAGAAACAGTCCCTCAAACTCTGAGGCCTCAAACAGCAACTAACTCCAATAACACAGACCTGTCGCCACAGGGAGTTACAGGGCTAGAGAATACACTTAGTGCCAATGGAAGTATTTACAATGAAAAAGGTATCGGACATCCAAATTCATaccatttcaaatatattatcaaTGAACCTGAAAAATGCCAAGAGAAGAGCCCTTTTTTAATACTGCTAATAGCTGCAGAACCTGGACAAATAGAAGCTAGAAGAGCTATTCGGCAAACTTGGGGCAATGAAAGTCTAGCACCTGGTATCCAAATCACAAGAATTTTTTTGCTGGGCGTAAGTATTAAGTTAAATGGCTACCTTCAACGTGCAATACTGGAAGAAAGCAGACAATATCATGATATAGTCCAACAGGAATATTTAGATACATACTACAATTTGACAATTAAAACACTAATGGGCATGAACTGGGTTGCAACGTACTGTCCACATATTCCATATGTTATGAAAACTGACAGTGACATGTTTGTCAACACTGAATATTTAATACATAAGTTACTGAAGCCAGACCTGCCTCCCAGACATAACTACTTCACTGGTTACCTAATGAGAGGATACGCACCCAATCGAAACAAAGAGAGCAAGTGGTACATGCCACCAGACCTCTACCCAAGTGAACGCTACCCTGTCTTCTGTTCTGGGACTGGTTATGTTTTTTCTGGAGATCTGGCAGAGAAGatctttaaagtttctttaagTATCCGTCGTTTGCACTTGGAAGATGTATATGTAGGGATCTGTCTTGCCAAGTTGAGAATTGATCCTGTGCCCCCTCCCAACGAGTTTGTGTTCAATCACTGGCGAGTTTCTTATTCAAGCTGTAAATACAGCCACCTAATTACCTCTCATCAGTTCCAGCCTAGTGAACTGATAAAATACTGGAACCATTTACAACAAAATAAGCACAACGCTTGTGCCAACGCAGCAAAAGAAAAGGCAGGCAGGTATCGCCATCGTAAATTACACtag